A DNA window from Bdellovibrio sp. BCCA contains the following coding sequences:
- a CDS encoding carboxymuconolactone decarboxylase family protein, which produces MSIRLNYPQLSSEAYQSLLALSETQKNYSIDRSLIELVKIRVSQLNGCLFCLDLHIKEARTLGERELRIHHLSIWHESNLFTEKEKAALEWAELLTRFNSKGVEDAEFDKARTFFSEKELSDLTFAIGIINMWNRFGVAFRNKPGSLDKIFGVDKIGLV; this is translated from the coding sequence GTGAGCATTCGTTTAAACTATCCACAGTTGTCTTCAGAAGCATATCAAAGCTTACTTGCACTCAGTGAAACGCAAAAAAATTATTCCATTGATCGCAGTTTGATTGAGCTAGTGAAAATTCGCGTCTCTCAACTCAATGGTTGTTTGTTCTGCTTAGATCTTCACATCAAAGAGGCCCGCACTTTAGGTGAACGGGAACTGCGCATCCATCATTTGTCGATATGGCATGAATCCAATTTGTTTACCGAGAAAGAGAAAGCCGCATTGGAGTGGGCTGAATTACTGACTCGCTTTAACTCCAAAGGTGTTGAAGATGCGGAGTTCGACAAAGCTCGCACTTTCTTCTCTGAAAAAGAACTTTCTGATTTGACCTTTGCAATCGGTATTATAAACATGTGGAATCGCTTCGGCGTGGCCTTCAGAAACAAACCCGGCTCCCTAGATAAAATTTTCGGAGTGGATAAAATAGGATTGGTATAA
- a CDS encoding transglycosylase SLT domain-containing protein, translated as MKNTTYKITILMASLLITNTACSMAQRPPTTSDSSSNSSTETPQPPSTSVDPLREVIPLWESKTSKGKEWTAHVDRELDKLGQNLLDVIPADASLFCPKYKNLSYAQRKQYWTFLISSMVRFESNFNTNSSYTESFTDSSGKRVVSRGLLQISIESGNAYGCGFKTAQDLHDPLKNLSCGVRILDRWVGRDGRIAGKVSDAWRGGARYWSVLRAGDKTSYKSIVSWSQNLSICK; from the coding sequence ATGAAAAACACCACATACAAAATCACAATTTTAATGGCTAGTTTACTAATCACAAACACAGCGTGCTCGATGGCGCAAAGACCACCGACGACTTCGGATTCGTCTTCAAATTCTTCGACGGAAACTCCTCAGCCACCATCGACATCTGTAGACCCTCTACGTGAAGTGATCCCCCTCTGGGAGAGCAAAACATCCAAAGGAAAAGAGTGGACGGCTCACGTTGATCGCGAGTTGGATAAGCTTGGACAAAATTTATTAGACGTTATTCCAGCAGATGCGAGTTTGTTTTGTCCGAAATACAAAAATCTCTCTTATGCTCAACGCAAACAGTACTGGACGTTTTTGATTTCTTCGATGGTTCGTTTTGAGAGTAATTTCAACACCAATTCTTCGTACACAGAATCATTCACAGACAGCAGCGGCAAACGCGTTGTCAGTCGAGGCCTTTTGCAAATCTCAATTGAAAGCGGCAATGCCTATGGTTGCGGATTTAAAACAGCGCAAGACCTTCATGATCCATTAAAAAATTTAAGCTGTGGTGTTCGTATCTTAGACCGTTGGGTCGGTCGCGATGGGCGTATCGCAGGTAAAGTGAGTGATGCTTGGAGAGGTGGGGCGCGTTATTGGTCTGTACTGCGTGCGGGCGATAAAACTTCGTATAAATCCATTGTGAGTTGGAGCCAGAATCTTTCAATTTGCAAGTAA
- a CDS encoding winged helix-turn-helix transcriptional regulator: MVKKKQLRSHCPINFGLEAFGDKWTLLILRDIVFRGKRTYGEFLKSEEGFATNILASRLEQLLENGILKKEPSAEDARKDSYSLTEKGLDLIPLLFEMVLWSAKYDRRSEAHRIPKLVELIKKNNRKISSEVREKVLRGEAIVKDYLEK, from the coding sequence ATGGTAAAAAAGAAACAATTGCGCTCTCACTGTCCGATCAACTTTGGACTGGAAGCCTTTGGTGACAAGTGGACTCTTCTTATTCTTAGAGACATCGTCTTTCGAGGAAAAAGAACTTATGGCGAATTTCTTAAATCCGAAGAGGGATTTGCCACGAATATTCTTGCCTCTCGCTTAGAGCAGCTTCTGGAAAACGGCATTCTAAAAAAAGAACCCAGTGCAGAAGATGCCAGAAAAGATTCCTATTCCCTAACGGAAAAAGGTTTGGACTTAATTCCACTGTTATTTGAAATGGTTTTATGGAGTGCCAAGTATGATCGACGTTCCGAAGCTCACCGTATTCCGAAACTGGTAGAGCTTATCAAAAAAAACAATCGAAAAATTAGCTCTGAGGTCCGCGAAAAAGTCCTTCGTGGCGAAGCCATTGTGAAAGACTACTTAGAAAAATAA
- a CDS encoding DoxX family protein produces MNIFLWILQVLLALHTAVGAVWKFSHSAEQTMPSLKAIPSGVWMGMAILELICSVLLILPVLNKSWGISASVGAIIIAAEMLLFCGLHLASDEGNFGPMVYWLVVVAICAFIAYGRLVLKPF; encoded by the coding sequence ATGAATATTTTCTTATGGATTCTTCAGGTTCTTTTAGCTCTACATACAGCCGTTGGTGCTGTGTGGAAGTTTTCGCATTCTGCAGAACAAACAATGCCGTCCCTAAAAGCAATTCCCTCTGGAGTTTGGATGGGAATGGCCATTCTTGAACTTATTTGCAGCGTGCTTTTAATTCTTCCTGTCTTAAATAAGTCGTGGGGAATTTCAGCTTCTGTGGGTGCAATCATCATCGCAGCCGAAATGCTTCTCTTCTGCGGGTTGCACCTTGCTTCCGACGAAGGAAATTTTGGTCCAATGGTTTACTGGCTTGTCGTTGTAGCCATCTGCGCGTTCATCGCCTATGGCCGACTTGTTTTAAAACCGTTCTAA
- a CDS encoding SDR family NAD(P)-dependent oxidoreductase codes for MFMKIALVTGASRGLGRSAALALAQRGVDVILTYNSKKKEAEEVVAEIKKLGRKAVALQLDVSKSSTFTGFAKSIQEVLLTHWSAKNFDYLVNNAGIGINASFAETTEEQFDELMNIHLKGPFFLTQKLLPLMNDGGRIINFSSGLARFALPGYAAYGAMKGAIEVLTRYMAKELGTRGITVNVIAPGPIATDFGNGKVRDDKNINNFLASQTPLGRVGVAEDIGPLVAHLLSDETRWMTAQRIEASGGIFI; via the coding sequence ATCTTTATGAAAATCGCATTGGTTACAGGGGCAAGTCGAGGTTTGGGGAGAAGTGCGGCTTTGGCGCTCGCTCAAAGAGGTGTAGACGTTATTCTTACTTATAACAGTAAAAAGAAGGAGGCCGAAGAAGTAGTGGCCGAGATCAAGAAGCTGGGCCGCAAAGCCGTTGCTTTGCAGTTAGATGTTTCAAAGAGTTCCACCTTCACAGGTTTTGCAAAATCCATTCAAGAAGTTTTGCTGACTCACTGGAGCGCAAAAAATTTTGATTATCTGGTAAATAACGCGGGCATTGGTATCAATGCATCGTTTGCAGAAACCACGGAAGAACAATTTGATGAACTGATGAATATTCATTTGAAAGGACCATTCTTTCTGACGCAAAAACTTTTACCTCTTATGAACGACGGAGGAAGAATTATTAACTTTTCCTCCGGCTTAGCGCGCTTTGCTTTGCCAGGGTACGCCGCTTACGGCGCCATGAAGGGTGCTATCGAAGTTTTAACTCGATATATGGCAAAAGAATTAGGAACTCGCGGTATTACGGTTAATGTCATCGCTCCAGGACCTATCGCGACTGATTTTGGAAATGGAAAAGTCAGAGACGACAAAAACATCAACAACTTTTTAGCTTCGCAGACTCCATTGGGACGAGTTGGCGTGGCAGAAGATATTGGCCCTTTGGTGGCGCACCTTTTGTCTGATGAAACCAGATGGATGACAGCTCAGAGAATCGAAGCTTCAGGCGGAATTTTTATTTAA
- a CDS encoding RrF2 family transcriptional regulator, with the protein MVLRNQVEWALHCCSVLTGLPPDQYISTKDLAEFHGVPKEYLSKALQSLAQAGLVQTTLGPTGGYRLAKHPKDISFLDIVEAVEGRRRTFNCMEIRKNNPCLKKSDKISGVCVVAQAMNRADDAWRKELQSITLEILAKEVTETVPQEILQRSAEWLSSRR; encoded by the coding sequence ATGGTACTTCGCAATCAGGTCGAATGGGCTCTTCATTGTTGCAGTGTGCTAACGGGACTTCCTCCGGATCAGTACATTTCAACCAAAGACCTGGCGGAGTTTCATGGAGTTCCGAAGGAATATCTTTCCAAAGCTCTGCAATCTTTGGCGCAAGCGGGCCTTGTGCAAACAACACTCGGCCCGACAGGTGGTTATCGACTTGCAAAACATCCCAAAGATATTTCTTTTTTAGATATCGTAGAGGCCGTTGAAGGCCGACGTCGGACTTTTAATTGCATGGAGATTCGTAAAAATAATCCCTGCTTAAAAAAGTCCGACAAAATTTCAGGTGTCTGCGTGGTCGCGCAAGCCATGAACCGCGCTGACGATGCCTGGAGAAAAGAGCTTCAGTCTATCACTCTGGAAATACTTGCCAAAGAAGTGACTGAAACCGTGCCTCAAGAAATTCTTCAGCGCAGTGCCGAGTGGCTGTCTTCGCGACGTTAA
- the tpx gene encoding thiol peroxidase: protein MAKITLKGNAVNTSGQLPEKGSAAKDFKLVKNDLSEVTLSSYAGKKKVLNIFPSVDTGTCAASVRKFNQEAAKLNNTVVLNISADLPFAQARFCGAEGIKNCETISSFRSSFGKDWGLQIEDSPLAGLLSRAVVTLSEDNKVLYCEQVSEIVNEPNYEAALASVVGK, encoded by the coding sequence ATGGCGAAAATCACACTTAAAGGAAATGCAGTCAATACATCGGGTCAACTTCCTGAAAAAGGATCTGCAGCAAAAGATTTTAAACTCGTGAAAAACGATTTGTCTGAAGTGACATTGTCTTCTTACGCGGGAAAGAAAAAAGTTCTTAATATTTTTCCAAGCGTTGATACAGGAACTTGTGCAGCCTCAGTAAGAAAATTCAATCAAGAAGCGGCAAAGCTTAACAACACTGTTGTTTTGAATATCTCTGCAGATCTTCCATTTGCGCAAGCTCGCTTCTGCGGTGCTGAAGGTATCAAAAACTGCGAGACGATTTCTTCTTTCAGAAGCTCTTTCGGTAAAGACTGGGGTTTGCAGATCGAGGATTCTCCTTTGGCGGGTCTTCTTTCCAGAGCGGTTGTAACACTTTCTGAAGACAACAAGGTTCTATACTGTGAACAAGTGTCTGAAATCGTAAATGAACCAAACTACGAAGCGGCTTTGGCTTCCGTTGTTGGTAAATAG
- a CDS encoding OsmC family protein codes for MRARIKKLDGHHFQFDVRGMHGDIDVTPPEVKAQGPSPKELILSALCGCTGTDVIDLLAKFQVTYDSLELEAKAPLTDKHPKVFSRIDLSYFVNGASVDPAKVIEAAKRSTHQYSGTAAMLSKACPIYYTVHVNNEKVAEDQVHFE; via the coding sequence ATGCGGGCAAGAATAAAAAAACTAGACGGACACCATTTCCAATTTGACGTTCGAGGAATGCACGGAGACATCGATGTGACTCCGCCAGAGGTGAAGGCCCAAGGTCCGTCACCCAAAGAACTTATTCTTTCAGCTCTCTGCGGTTGCACCGGCACCGACGTCATCGACTTATTGGCAAAGTTCCAAGTGACTTATGACAGTCTTGAGTTGGAAGCAAAAGCTCCTTTGACCGACAAACATCCCAAAGTCTTTTCACGTATTGATTTGAGCTATTTTGTAAACGGAGCCTCTGTAGATCCCGCCAAGGTCATTGAAGCGGCCAAGCGTTCAACTCATCAGTACAGCGGAACCGCAGCCATGCTTTCCAAAGCTTGCCCAATCTATTACACCGTTCACGTTAACAACGAAAAAGTGGCCGAAGATCAGGTTCATTTTGAATAG
- a CDS encoding LysR family transcriptional regulator translates to MDRFNSMQIFVRVAELESFTKAAESLSVPKATVSTNIQQLESSLGVRLLHRTTRKVQMTQDGLSFYERCKDLLADVEETESMFRKNSGSVTGRIRVDMGVGIARSLVLPRMPEFMDKYPNVEIEFSCSDRRVDLIREGFDCVIRVGHLNDSGLIARPLGKLTLINCASPTYLEKNGRPKKLEDLTNHKLIHYVPILGSKPDGFEYFDGEKYRTIKMKGSVAVNNTDAYTSACLAGMGIIQVPVVGVKSLLKEEKLIEVLPKLRAEPMPVSLVYPHRRNLAKRVQLFMDWVQGLMNDYVD, encoded by the coding sequence ATGGACCGATTCAATAGCATGCAAATTTTCGTTCGCGTGGCTGAGCTAGAAAGCTTTACGAAAGCAGCTGAAAGCCTGAGCGTACCAAAAGCCACCGTTTCAACGAACATCCAGCAGTTGGAATCCTCTTTAGGCGTGCGGCTCTTGCATCGAACGACACGAAAAGTTCAAATGACTCAAGATGGATTAAGCTTTTATGAGCGCTGCAAAGATCTTTTGGCCGATGTGGAAGAAACCGAGTCCATGTTTCGCAAAAACTCAGGCAGTGTAACCGGAAGAATTCGCGTAGATATGGGAGTCGGAATCGCAAGGAGTCTTGTTCTGCCTCGAATGCCGGAATTTATGGATAAGTATCCAAATGTCGAGATCGAATTTAGCTGTTCTGACAGAAGAGTAGACCTTATCCGTGAAGGCTTTGACTGTGTCATTCGCGTTGGTCATCTCAATGACTCCGGTTTGATCGCAAGGCCTCTTGGAAAACTTACTCTTATCAACTGTGCAAGTCCCACCTATTTGGAAAAAAATGGACGACCCAAAAAACTTGAAGATTTAACGAACCACAAACTGATCCATTATGTTCCGATTCTGGGTTCAAAACCTGATGGATTTGAGTATTTTGATGGCGAAAAATATCGAACTATAAAAATGAAAGGCTCCGTTGCCGTTAACAATACTGATGCTTACACGTCGGCCTGCCTGGCAGGCATGGGAATCATTCAGGTGCCGGTGGTTGGCGTAAAATCTTTACTCAAAGAGGAAAAACTCATCGAGGTTCTTCCTAAGTTGCGCGCGGAACCAATGCCCGTGTCTCTGGTCTATCCTCACCGTCGAAATCTTGCCAAACGTGTGCAACTCTTTATGGATTGGGTGCAAGGCTTGATGAACGATTACGTCGATTAG
- a CDS encoding DUF1801 domain-containing protein gives MKKTDSSKDLSPAKMIDARIKELGDWRGKMLSQIRKIVKAAEPDIVEEWKWRGVPVWEYNGIICTGETYKSVVKMTFAKGASLKDPSGLFNSSLEGNTRRAINFKESDKINEKALKALIKEAVTLNSTKKSKAKATK, from the coding sequence ATGAAAAAAACTGACTCATCTAAAGACCTTTCTCCTGCAAAAATGATCGACGCAAGAATCAAAGAACTTGGTGACTGGCGCGGTAAAATGCTGAGTCAAATCCGCAAAATCGTTAAAGCGGCTGAGCCGGATATTGTTGAAGAGTGGAAGTGGAGAGGGGTTCCCGTGTGGGAATACAATGGGATCATCTGCACTGGTGAAACCTATAAGAGTGTCGTGAAGATGACTTTTGCCAAAGGCGCTTCTTTGAAAGATCCTTCGGGACTTTTCAACTCAAGTCTTGAAGGTAATACAAGACGCGCAATTAATTTTAAAGAGAGTGACAAGATCAATGAAAAAGCCTTGAAGGCTCTTATTAAAGAAGCCGTGACTCTGAATTCCACAAAAAAATCCAAAGCCAAAGCTACTAAATAA
- a CDS encoding ArsR/SmtB family transcription factor — MRRNHSAAEVFAALGDETRLYLVKKLIDGESHSISDLAENSKITRQAVTKHLRVLQDVGLVKSTRLGRETLFELDARPLRDMQEYLNLISSQWDESLHRLKAFVES, encoded by the coding sequence TTGCGCAGAAATCATAGCGCTGCTGAAGTTTTTGCGGCTTTAGGAGACGAAACGCGCCTTTATCTGGTGAAAAAACTCATCGACGGTGAATCGCATTCGATTTCAGACCTTGCGGAGAATTCAAAAATCACTCGGCAGGCTGTCACGAAGCACTTGCGTGTTCTTCAGGATGTGGGACTTGTGAAAAGCACCCGTTTAGGACGAGAAACTCTTTTTGAACTGGACGCTCGTCCGCTTCGCGATATGCAAGAATATTTGAATTTGATCTCAAGCCAATGGGATGAATCTCTTCATCGTCTAAAGGCTTTCGTTGAAAGTTAA
- a CDS encoding SRPBCC family protein has translation MANIIHRVGIKAQVHDVYKALTTLEGLSNWWTREVSGAAEEGKEIVFVFKTPSGEVKGSMRMKVMKQSQDRTVQWRCTEGPAEWIGTDITFDLSQEGEYAIVLFGHRNWKEEVEFMGHCSTKWAIFMMSLKDLIEKGKGQPSPIDVKIDNWN, from the coding sequence ATGGCAAATATTATTCATAGAGTCGGTATTAAGGCGCAGGTTCACGATGTTTATAAAGCATTGACGACATTAGAAGGTCTTTCCAATTGGTGGACACGCGAAGTTTCTGGAGCTGCAGAAGAAGGTAAAGAAATCGTCTTTGTCTTCAAAACTCCTTCAGGGGAAGTGAAGGGCTCTATGCGTATGAAAGTGATGAAACAGTCTCAAGATCGTACAGTGCAGTGGCGTTGTACAGAAGGTCCGGCGGAGTGGATCGGCACAGACATTACGTTTGATCTTTCCCAAGAAGGTGAATACGCCATCGTTCTTTTCGGTCACCGTAATTGGAAAGAAGAAGTCGAGTTCATGGGTCACTGTAGTACAAAGTGGGCGATCTTTATGATGAGCCTTAAGGACCTCATTGAAAAAGGCAAAGGTCAGCCTTCACCTATTGATGTGAAGATTGATAACTGGAATTAA
- a CDS encoding SRPBCC family protein: MENRIEKKIELKAPVARVWKALTDHREFGEWFRVKIETPFVAGKPAVGRILYPGYDHLKWEVIIQKVEPERYFSFTWHPYAVESDIDYSKETPTLVEFHLEKTARGTLLTVTESGFEKIPADRRALAFRMNDGGWAEQMKNIEAYLAQKS; encoded by the coding sequence ATGGAAAATCGTATTGAAAAAAAGATTGAACTCAAAGCTCCTGTTGCCCGAGTTTGGAAAGCTCTTACGGATCACCGTGAATTTGGTGAATGGTTTCGCGTAAAAATTGAAACTCCTTTTGTAGCTGGCAAACCGGCCGTGGGGCGCATCTTGTATCCGGGTTATGATCATCTAAAGTGGGAAGTCATCATCCAAAAAGTGGAGCCAGAAAGATATTTTTCCTTCACTTGGCATCCTTACGCTGTAGAGTCGGACATTGATTATTCAAAAGAAACTCCGACTCTTGTGGAATTTCATCTGGAAAAAACTGCCCGCGGAACGCTGCTGACGGTGACAGAGTCTGGTTTTGAAAAAATACCTGCAGATCGACGTGCGTTGGCGTTCAGAATGAACGACGGCGGATGGGCTGAGCAAATGAAAAATATTGAGGCTTATCTTGCGCAGAAATCATAG
- a CDS encoding sensor histidine kinase: protein MFLVTYCSIILTLVLCAVLAVKIWPYRRSFLHRVLLVNQVIYVLWMFLLLLIFVVDDFETRAFLTKLRPVLVAIVPPNWFLMAWVVFYREHWERWKKWTFLLYVIPVLTIVFSIAALLNLPFAGNLILYNFAEMPGNFGFLRYSFGPIMFIFLKYSIFCLAGIYIFYFLTIFQKKGVMRRYAILFALGGLFHISKEIYARYIIKDMFMMQLSSAYAWPMAFMFYFVVTRLEFLDIKTLAQERVFKDLPSPVITLTARGELWDLNHAAYQLLNLHNRDLGKPARNYKTLEKIMENPDTVEISDKTYQIFYHGIKDSTGEHKASVYVLNDVDRIMELYRDLEESNAILRELNTEILRMTDFNRRIQAVLSHDMTGALSSVNILLRNTRELAEEKQQQDLVSKLETIQQANYGAVLLLRNILAWTQDEDHLETQDLEACLDAAWSQLSPQTLQKNIQLQKTIPTKGLSVKCSRFAIESIFRNLLSNAIRYSPSQSLIEVSLFARENFVEILIADKGRGMTAETVNQILNRGRQKQIGEEGFGLGMNFTLGFIEKIHGQISIDSSIDHGTTVRVLLPTS, encoded by the coding sequence ATGTTTCTTGTGACATATTGTTCAATCATCCTGACATTAGTTCTCTGTGCCGTCCTGGCTGTAAAGATCTGGCCCTATAGACGATCTTTTTTGCATCGAGTTCTTTTGGTCAATCAGGTTATCTACGTCCTTTGGATGTTCTTGCTTTTACTTATCTTCGTTGTTGATGATTTCGAGACGCGAGCATTTTTAACGAAACTTCGCCCTGTCTTGGTGGCAATTGTGCCGCCGAATTGGTTTTTGATGGCATGGGTTGTCTTTTATCGGGAACACTGGGAGAGGTGGAAAAAATGGACATTTCTTCTTTATGTCATTCCTGTTCTTACCATCGTTTTTTCGATTGCAGCTCTGCTAAATCTTCCGTTTGCAGGGAACCTAATACTTTATAATTTTGCCGAAATGCCTGGAAACTTCGGTTTTCTCCGTTACAGCTTCGGTCCGATTATGTTTATTTTCCTGAAGTATTCCATCTTCTGTTTGGCAGGAATCTATATTTTTTATTTTCTCACAATCTTTCAGAAGAAAGGTGTGATGCGAAGATACGCCATTCTTTTTGCCCTGGGCGGATTGTTTCATATTAGCAAAGAGATTTACGCTCGCTACATCATCAAAGACATGTTCATGATGCAATTAAGTTCGGCATATGCATGGCCAATGGCTTTCATGTTCTATTTTGTTGTGACTCGTTTGGAATTCTTAGACATCAAGACTTTGGCGCAAGAACGTGTGTTTAAAGATCTACCCAGTCCCGTGATCACTTTGACCGCGCGAGGGGAGCTTTGGGATTTGAATCACGCGGCTTACCAGCTTTTGAATTTACATAATCGAGATCTTGGCAAGCCGGCCCGAAATTATAAAACTCTCGAAAAAATCATGGAAAATCCTGATACGGTAGAGATTTCCGATAAAACTTATCAGATTTTCTATCACGGCATTAAAGATTCCACCGGAGAACATAAAGCTTCGGTTTACGTCTTAAATGACGTGGATCGAATCATGGAACTGTATCGAGATTTGGAAGAAAGTAACGCGATCTTGCGCGAACTCAACACCGAGATTCTGCGAATGACGGATTTCAACCGTCGCATCCAGGCCGTTCTTTCTCACGACATGACGGGAGCCTTATCCTCGGTCAATATTCTTTTGCGTAACACTCGTGAGCTTGCGGAAGAAAAACAGCAGCAGGACTTGGTTTCGAAGTTGGAAACAATTCAGCAGGCAAACTATGGAGCTGTTTTGCTTTTAAGAAATATTCTGGCTTGGACTCAAGACGAAGACCATCTTGAGACGCAAGATCTTGAAGCTTGTTTGGATGCGGCTTGGTCGCAATTGTCGCCGCAGACCTTGCAAAAAAATATACAATTGCAAAAAACAATTCCTACGAAAGGTCTCAGTGTTAAGTGTTCTCGCTTTGCGATCGAATCTATCTTTAGAAACCTTTTATCCAATGCCATCCGTTACAGCCCGTCACAGTCACTCATTGAAGTTTCATTGTTCGCCAGAGAGAACTTCGTAGAGATCCTGATTGCCGATAAAGGAAGGGGTATGACGGCAGAAACAGTAAACCAAATTCTCAACCGGGGCCGCCAAAAGCAAATCGGTGAGGAGGGTTTTGGCTTGGGTATGAACTTCACTTTAGGGTTTATCGAAAAGATCCATGGGCAGATTTCTATCGATTCGAGCATTGATCACGGTACGACTGTAAGAGTTTTGTTGCCGACGTCCTAA
- a CDS encoding multidrug effflux MFS transporter, with protein MNSTKHSNFSLILVLGALTALSPFSIDMYLPAFPKMAESLHTSVAEVSLSLSSYFVGLAVGQLFYGPLLDRFGRKKPLYIGLLVYILATIGCLTSHSVDTLVAFRFIQALGGCAANVAAMAMVRDFFSPKESAKVFSLLMLILGVSPLLAPTAGGYLATAFGWQSVFVVLTVIGVLMLGISIFYLPHGYEPDKSHSLHPGLILKNYLSIIKDPQFYTYSVAGALAFSGLFVYLAASPTIFMEIFKVSEQVYGWIFALLAAGFIGASQFNIVLLRKFSNEKVLLAALGGLTLMGFAFFAGALSGWYGIAGTIGILFCYLSCAGLANPNAAALALAPFAKNAGSASALVGFLQMGIGALASVSVGILKAQQLLPIAAIFTVSSLLALGTLVWGTRKISHKVEVGPEDTGIMAH; from the coding sequence TTGAATTCCACTAAACATAGCAATTTTTCTTTGATCCTAGTTCTAGGAGCACTCACAGCTCTAAGTCCTTTTTCTATCGACATGTATCTGCCGGCATTCCCGAAGATGGCAGAGAGCCTGCATACGAGCGTTGCTGAAGTGTCTTTATCTCTTTCAAGTTATTTCGTAGGTCTTGCTGTCGGTCAACTTTTCTACGGACCCCTGCTAGATCGATTCGGTCGTAAAAAGCCTTTGTATATTGGTCTTCTCGTTTATATTTTAGCGACCATCGGCTGCTTAACTTCTCATTCCGTCGATACACTTGTTGCCTTCCGTTTCATTCAAGCACTTGGTGGTTGCGCTGCGAATGTCGCGGCAATGGCTATGGTGCGCGATTTCTTTTCGCCCAAAGAAAGTGCGAAAGTTTTTTCTTTGCTTATGCTGATTCTGGGCGTTTCCCCGCTTCTGGCTCCGACAGCCGGTGGTTATCTTGCAACGGCGTTTGGATGGCAGTCTGTTTTTGTCGTACTCACTGTGATTGGCGTTTTAATGTTAGGCATTTCGATTTTCTATTTGCCGCACGGATACGAGCCTGACAAATCTCATTCGTTGCATCCGGGACTCATTTTAAAAAATTATCTTTCAATCATCAAAGATCCACAGTTTTACACATACTCAGTAGCAGGGGCTTTAGCGTTCTCCGGGCTTTTCGTTTATCTTGCAGCCTCCCCAACAATTTTTATGGAGATCTTTAAAGTCAGCGAGCAAGTTTACGGATGGATCTTTGCTTTATTAGCTGCGGGATTTATCGGAGCCAGCCAGTTTAACATCGTTTTGCTGCGCAAATTCAGCAATGAAAAAGTTCTGCTAGCGGCTTTGGGCGGACTCACTCTGATGGGTTTTGCGTTTTTCGCTGGAGCTTTAAGTGGATGGTATGGAATTGCGGGCACTATTGGAATTTTATTCTGCTATCTTTCTTGCGCAGGCCTTGCAAATCCCAACGCCGCGGCTTTAGCTTTGGCACCTTTTGCGAAAAACGCAGGAAGCGCCTCTGCTCTTGTCGGATTTTTACAGATGGGAATCGGAGCTTTGGCTTCTGTCAGCGTTGGAATTTTAAAGGCTCAACAGCTTTTACCAATTGCAGCGATTTTCACAGTGTCTTCACTTTTAGCTCTAGGAACACTTGTATGGGGAACAAGAAAAATTTCCCACAAAGTAGAAGTGGGCCCCGAAGACACCGGAATCATGGCGCATTAA
- a CDS encoding DoxX family protein, giving the protein MKAKLPLIARILLGLIFFVFGLAGLFNLIPPPPDLPERLMTFNTGLAASGYFFVLLKLTESICGLLLLIGWFVPLALVVLAPIVLNIFLVHSFMAPSGVPLALVIGLLLIYLAFFAQPYSATVKQLFKRK; this is encoded by the coding sequence ATGAAAGCCAAACTGCCACTGATTGCACGTATTCTTTTGGGTCTGATCTTTTTTGTATTCGGCCTAGCGGGACTTTTTAATTTGATCCCACCTCCACCAGATCTTCCAGAGCGTCTTATGACTTTCAATACAGGTCTCGCTGCTTCCGGTTACTTCTTCGTACTTTTGAAGCTTACAGAAAGTATTTGTGGTCTTCTTCTTTTAATAGGTTGGTTTGTGCCGTTGGCCCTCGTGGTTCTTGCGCCGATTGTGTTGAACATTTTCCTTGTTCACTCATTCATGGCACCAAGTGGAGTTCCCTTGGCTCTTGTCATCGGACTTTTGCTGATTTATCTCGCGTTCTTTGCTCAACCTTACTCTGCAACCGTAAAACAGTTGTTTAAGCGTAAATAG